ctgaatcacaaattctaaaaagaagaagaaaaaaaaagcccgttgccactgccgcgccggccgccagccgccggccgccggagcgccgcccgccgcgaggccgcctggcccttcgccgcaccgcccgccaccgcaccgcccaacgccgcgccgcccccaaCCACCGCGCCACCCGGGCCGCAGCACCGCTCGGCCACCGCGCTGCCCGCGAGGCCGCCTGGGccgctgcgccgcccggccaccGCGCTGCCCAcgaggccgcccgggcctccgcgccgccggccgccaggccctccgcccgccggcgctggtagaggagaaagaggaaaaggaggagagaagttaaaaggagaggaggaagaagaggaagagatatggaggaagagataaggccAGGGAGGAGATAGAATATATtaactgctcctcctcctcctcgatctggtCTCGTactcttcgccgcccatgttgcgcatgccgatcttttattccggttggtgttaccaaccgggactaaagatctatctttagtcccggttggtaacactaaccgggactaaagataatagagatctttagtcccggttagtgttaccaaccgggactaaagatagatctttagtcccggttggtaacaccaaccgggactaaagataaaaaaaaactctatccttttgaaccgggactaaagatatctttagtcccggtttttattgcaaccgggactattgtgtattttggccgaccgaccaaagatggtttctccaccagtgctagTTATCTTTTCTGTGCATATTTTTGAAGGTAATTAATTACTATACGTGTTCACTCTATATATCAAGCCATATGCATGTAGGAAGTTCAATGTTGGTTCAGTATCTATATATTCACAGATGAACCAAAATCTTTTGCCTCCATCCATTAAAAACAATATAATCcacaagatttttttaaaaaaggagtctgcagtgaaaaaaaaaagtgaagtaATGAATGgtagtggaaaaaaaatatcatgaaGATAACTTTGATATACTTTAACCAACATAGATCATAGAGGCTGAATTGGAAATCAATAGGAAAAATAAGCTAGATGAGATGCAATAACCAGATTTTCATGCGTCCAAAAATCCACCTTGATTTCATACATGAGTCTCACAACAGAAGTTACGCATGCAGTCATTGAACAACAAAAATCATCTAAGAGAGTACAACGAGTACAAAGTCATTGCAACAAACATATTACATGTATTATTTGTATCAAACAGGTTCAAATTTAACGAAGCAAAAAATCACAAGGCATCCAATCCCTAAAAACTCCATTGCACCTTCATCATTAATCTTCAGCGACATTTGTTGTAGCATGTCAACCCTGTTTTGCTGTTTCTTCACTGCCTTCTGAAAAGAAGTGATGAGAAATAGTGTGATCAGTATATATGTTGCACTCAACAAGCAATTTAATTAAAACTATACAGTTATATTTAATTCTGCAGAAACTTTGTCAAGGATGTTCTATCAGACGACACATGTTACTCGAGCTACAGCAAACTTtttcagtagggtaaaactccCACAAACAGTAAATAATGGAATATTCATATATATTGCAGTCGCAATATGCTTTAACAAATACGGTTTTATATGTTTTCTTATTTGCAAGGGAGTTTTATGTACATTCATATTCCTAGATCAGATTAACTGAGTCCCAAAAGTACCATTGAGCTAAGTTTTGTTACATATTTACAGCAAATAAAATAACTATTTCTGAAACAGAATGGCCACATGTATCTTATAGTAATCTCTAAATTAATGTAAAAATGGCTCAACGGACAATGATTGAAGCATAACCGCACAGAAAGCTAAAAGGTTCAGCTAAATAACAATAATTCACATGTGCTACTGATTCATACAAAAAGCTAGTATTATCACTATATATTATGTTCCTAATTGATTTCTGATAAATCCTGTACATTTCTATATGTTCCTTTGACATCCCAGAACATATATATTTAACAGTTACTTTAGGCATTTCCAATAAGTTAACTGCAATAATCCAAATTGTGTGAACATACTGAAGGTAAAATGGATTTCAAGATTATAGCATTAGTAATGATATGATTATATGGGTTCAGTTGAATGCAAACAAATACAAATTCTTAACTGCTTTGTGCGCGCTTCAGAAATGAAATGGAGAATTTTGTATAAATAATCCATAAAACATTATGTTTGAATGGTAGAAAGCAAGGataatatataaacatatataccTGCGGGAGTTGCGAGTTGGGACATAGAAGGATGCGTATGGGTGCACCATCTCAATATCTCGAGTTTCTTCACAGACCTTCTTAAGCTCCATGGATCCTGGACAGAACATAAAGATCCCGAGCATCGTCCAAAGGAACACTGCGTCGCCCTCCTCAGCGACGCCGATGATCTTCACCGGTGGCAACAGCGGGAACCGAGCATCAGAGCTAGGCAATCAACAACAATGCCATTGTCAGATACCCGGATCACATGATTGAAGTTAAACTCAACCAATCTGGGGTtactatacttttttttttctttggctcGATTTGGGGCTATACTagctatacatatatacacaaacAAAGAGAAAAACAGTGGCAGACACAGGGGTTCCCGGGTATTTCTAGGAAGAATACccaaaaatttgtgaaataaaattaatatatataggtatatcACACATGTATATATTTCGTTCGATCTAATACTTCATTCTAATTCTTTTGtcaacaaatttatttttttattgctgGCTCACCCAATTCTAATCCAATAGCTAACTACCTCAAGTCCCTTAACTCTATCCCACTAAACACAATGGACGGTATATTTCCTGTGTCTGCCAATGGACAAAAACATACAGTACAGTGGTTCTTAATTTCAGATTCACAGTTATAATAAGTTTATAACATAGCACATATTCAAAAGTTCCCAAATTTTTAGCAAAAGAGATTTCTTTATCAAGGTAACAAAACAACTAAAAGTTTGCCAATTTCACGAAATTTCCAACAAAATATCAAAGAACCCATTGGTTTTTTTCAGACCTGGGCAACGGTGCCGATGGGAGATCACGAAGAAGCCCCATGTCGGAGAGCTCAACGGTGCTACGCAGCACCCAGCCTCCGGCCTCCCGCGCCCACAGCCGGACGGTGAGCTCCAGCGCCCCGACGAGGCCgagcacgccgtcgccgcgcgtcTTCATCAGCCGGGCGTTGCCGCAGCGCGGCGGCCGCTGGAACGTGGCCATCGTCCAGTGCTCGACGTCGAACGCGAGGACGAGGTAGCTGTACGCCGAGAGGTACGCCGTGCTCCCCACCACGGCGGACGGCTCGCCGCGGAGGTCGATGCCCCGCGGCAGGTCGACGAACACCTGCGGCGCCGTGGTCCACCTGCCGGTGCGCGACAAGAACGCCGCGCCGAACAGGcggccgccgtcggtgacggtGGTGTACACGGCGGCCACGCGGAACggcccgtcggcgtcggcgtcgtcgtcgtcgcagatCAGCGTGGCGTTGCATCGGATGGAGTGATGGAGATGGAGTCGTTTATGGGATGCCGCCTTGACGAGGCAGCGCTTGCCGGTGATGGGGTTGTAGACGAGGAAGTagcaggagaatctgcagcagCCGAGCaggacgcggccgccgcggcagtCGAGCACCGTCCATGCGTCGCCGGGGTTTACGTGGGTGTGGCAGCAGGGGACACCCtggcggcttaccgacggcggAACGGACAGGGCGAggg
Above is a window of Oryza sativa Japonica Group chromosome 10, ASM3414082v1 DNA encoding:
- the LOC112936560 gene encoding uncharacterized protein isoform X1, which codes for MSLSRPLAAAAAATVPDELHLEIMVRLPALPQALARASAVCPEWRRVVRDAAFLRRHRELHGGVPATAGFFHNTVVFGGAPGGARFVCAGAGPLALSVPPSVSRQGVPCCHTHVNPGDAWTVLDCRGGRVLLGCCRFSCYFLVYNPITGKRCLVKAASHKRLHLHHSIRCNATLICDDDDADADGPFRVAAVYTTVTDGGRLFGAAFLSRTGRWTTAPQVFVDLPRGIDLRGEPSAVVGSTAYLSAYSYLVLAFDVEHWTMATFQRPPRCGNARLMKTRGDGVLGLVGALELTVRLWAREAGGWVLRSTVELSDMGLLRDLPSAPLPSSDARFPLLPPVKIIGVAEEGDAVFLWTMLGIFMFCPGSMELKKVCEETRDIEMVHPYASFYVPTRNSRRQ
- the LOC112936560 gene encoding uncharacterized protein isoform X2, yielding MSLSRPLAAAAAATVPDELHLEIMVRLPALPQALARASAVCPEWRRVVRDAAFLRRHRELHGGVPATAGFFHNTVVFGGAPGGARFVCAGAGPLALSVPPSVSRQGVPCCHTHVNPGDAWTVLDCRGGRVLLGCCRFSCYFLVYNPITGKRCLVKAASHKRLHLHHSIRCNATLICDDDDADADGPFRVAAVYTTVTDGGRLFGAAFLSRTGRWTTAPQVFVDLPRGIDLRGEPSAVVGSTAYLSAYSYLVLAFDVEHWTMATFQRPPRCGNARLMKTRGDGVLGLVGALELTVRLWAREAGGWVLRSTVELSDMGLLRDLPSAPLPSSDARFPLLPPVKIIGVAEEGDAVFLWTMLGIFMFCPGSMELKKVCEETRDIEMVHPYASFYVPTRNSRRRQ